A single Mangrovimonas sp. YM274 DNA region contains:
- a CDS encoding biopolymer transporter ExbD, with protein sequence MNLRGRNKVTPEFNMSSMTDIVFLLLIFFMLASTLVTTNAIDILLPKASGKTENKKSVAVSITKDLRYYIDQKLVGESVLETQLVSALAGQDKPTVVLRAEKSVPVDNVVKVMDIANRNKFKVILAVKPNN encoded by the coding sequence ATGAATTTAAGAGGAAGAAATAAAGTCACGCCAGAATTCAATATGTCGTCCATGACGGATATTGTATTTCTGTTATTGATCTTTTTTATGTTGGCATCTACTTTGGTAACCACAAACGCCATTGATATTTTATTGCCAAAGGCCAGTGGTAAAACCGAAAACAAGAAATCGGTAGCGGTTAGCATTACAAAAGATCTAAGATATTATATAGACCAAAAATTGGTGGGAGAAAGTGTTTTGGAAACCCAATTGGTTTCTGCACTTGCTGGACAGGACAAACCAACGGTGGTATTGCGTGCAGAAAAATCTGTACCGGTAGATAACGTGGTTAAGGTTATGGACATTGCCAATAGAAACAAGTTCAAGGTTATTTTAGCAGTAAAACCGAATAATTAA
- a CDS encoding MotA/TolQ/ExbB proton channel family protein — protein sequence MLSFNLQEGAELLTEEQPVEKTLSIIELIGSGGLAGQVIIAVLFILLIMAVYIYFERLFAIKDASKVDSNFMNQIKDHVSNGKIDSAQMLCAQVNTPVSRLINKGITRIGKPLEDINTAIESAGRLEVYSLEKNVSVLATISGAAPMIGFLGTVIGMILSIFEIANSGGQIDIKLLADGLYTAMTTTVAGLIVGIVGYIAYNHLVVKTDKVVYQMEANSLEFLDHLNEPI from the coding sequence ATGTTATCTTTTAACCTACAAGAAGGTGCAGAATTACTTACTGAAGAACAACCAGTAGAGAAAACACTTTCCATCATTGAACTTATTGGAAGTGGCGGTCTTGCCGGACAAGTAATTATTGCTGTTCTTTTTATCCTGTTGATTATGGCGGTTTACATTTATTTTGAACGTCTCTTTGCTATTAAGGATGCTTCCAAAGTAGACTCCAATTTCATGAACCAAATTAAGGATCATGTTAGTAATGGGAAAATTGATTCGGCTCAAATGTTGTGCGCCCAAGTGAATACACCCGTTTCCAGATTGATCAATAAAGGGATTACCCGTATTGGGAAGCCTTTGGAAGATATCAATACCGCCATTGAAAGTGCCGGGAGATTGGAAGTTTATAGCTTAGAGAAAAATGTCAGTGTATTGGCCACGATATCCGGTGCAGCCCCAATGATCGGATTTCTTGGTACAGTAATTGGTATGATTCTATCAATCTTTGAAATTGCCAATTCAGGAGGTCAAATCGATATTAAACTATTGGCCGATGGATTGTATACGGCCATGACAACTACAGTTGCCGGGTTAATTGTTGGTATTGTTGGATATATTGCTTACAATCATTTAGTGGTAAAAACCGATAAGGTTGTGTACCAAATGGAAGCAAATTCTTTAGAGTTCTTGGATCACTTAAATGAGCCTATCTAA
- a CDS encoding energy transducer TonB, producing the protein MKYFETKYERNSAKITALIMVILILLLFVVGHKYLDPPEEYGVAVNFGNSAVGSGDVQPTKPLAPPKETVETPVEEVKPEETVQPQPKEVTETATKAEDVLTEESAEAIAIKKKKEADAKAKAEAERVEREKREAAEKKRLEEEKKRQEEAKKKKALDALIGGVSNSEGTEAGGEGPDGKPGDKGQLDGDPYAPSYFGGSGPGKGGVGYGLGGRGTPSKQIFRQDCNEYGLVVVRIEVDRSGNVVAAEPGIRGTTNTHPCLLEPAKKIALSHKWPADPKAPARQVGFVSINFDVTQ; encoded by the coding sequence ATGAAATATTTTGAGACCAAATATGAGCGCAACTCGGCCAAGATTACCGCATTGATTATGGTGATTTTGATATTGTTGTTATTTGTAGTTGGTCATAAATATTTGGATCCGCCAGAGGAATACGGCGTAGCCGTTAATTTTGGAAATTCTGCAGTAGGAAGTGGCGATGTACAGCCCACAAAACCTTTGGCACCACCTAAGGAAACTGTTGAAACCCCTGTAGAGGAGGTGAAGCCAGAAGAAACTGTGCAACCACAACCTAAAGAAGTTACGGAAACAGCAACCAAAGCTGAAGATGTGCTCACGGAGGAAAGTGCCGAAGCCATTGCTATTAAGAAGAAAAAGGAAGCTGATGCCAAAGCCAAAGCTGAAGCCGAACGTGTTGAACGTGAAAAACGTGAAGCTGCTGAAAAGAAACGTTTGGAGGAAGAGAAGAAAAGACAAGAAGAGGCTAAGAAGAAAAAAGCGTTGGATGCATTAATAGGGGGTGTCAGCAATTCCGAAGGTACGGAAGCCGGAGGTGAAGGCCCAGATGGAAAACCAGGAGATAAAGGTCAATTGGATGGTGATCCGTATGCCCCAAGTTATTTTGGAGGTAGTGGTCCTGGAAAAGGAGGGGTAGGTTATGGTCTAGGAGGTAGAGGAACCCCTAGCAAGCAAATATTCAGACAGGACTGTAATGAATATGGATTGGTGGTTGTACGTATTGAGGTGGATAGAAGTGGTAATGTCGTTGCGGCCGAACCAGGTATTAGAGGTACAACAAATACACACCCTTGTTTATTGGAACCAGCTAAAAAAATTGCCCTATCGCATAAATGGCCAGCTGATCCCAAAGCACCTGCCAGACAGGTAGGATTTGTAAGCATTAATTTTGATGTAACCCAGTAG
- the murF gene encoding UDP-N-acetylmuramoyl-tripeptide--D-alanyl-D-alanine ligase, with the protein MNIEHLYKAFLECSSVTTDTRKVTTNAIFFALKGDNFNGNTFAQQALESGAKYAVIDEKEYATNPQMILVKDVLTALQELATYHRKKLNLPIIALTGSNGKTTTKELINAVLSTQFRTSATKGNLNNHIGVPLTLLEMTQETEIGIVEMGANHHKEIAFLCSIAQPDYGLITNFGKAHLEGFGSLEGVITAKSELYDYLKVHNKTVFINANDATQLKQIGAYKPVFTFGEATNADANIKLTNAQSEVIVNFDGTEITSHLTGIYNYNNISSAIAIASYFKVATVNIKKGIETYIPSNNRSQFLEKGSNKIILDAYNANPTSMKAALENFIQYNSDLHKTVFLGDMFELGNTSAEEHQAILNYLETHFNGSIYIIGKHFHNTTSNGENTFKFELFEDLKKHLEGIVIENEFILIKGSRGMALERVLELL; encoded by the coding sequence ATGAATATAGAACATTTATATAAGGCTTTTTTGGAGTGTTCCTCTGTAACGACAGACACACGAAAAGTAACAACAAATGCCATTTTCTTTGCTTTAAAAGGCGACAATTTTAATGGCAACACATTTGCACAACAGGCCCTTGAAAGCGGTGCTAAATACGCTGTAATTGATGAGAAGGAATACGCAACAAACCCCCAAATGATTTTGGTGAAAGATGTGCTGACAGCTTTACAAGAATTAGCCACCTATCACCGTAAAAAATTAAACCTTCCCATCATTGCCTTAACAGGTAGTAATGGCAAGACAACAACCAAGGAATTGATTAACGCAGTCCTGTCAACCCAATTCAGAACTTCTGCCACCAAGGGCAATCTGAACAACCATATTGGAGTTCCTTTAACTCTTTTAGAGATGACACAAGAAACAGAAATTGGGATTGTTGAAATGGGCGCCAATCACCATAAAGAAATTGCTTTTCTATGTTCCATAGCGCAACCAGATTATGGTTTAATTACCAATTTTGGAAAGGCCCATTTAGAAGGCTTTGGCAGCTTGGAAGGTGTAATTACGGCAAAATCCGAATTATATGATTATTTGAAAGTCCATAACAAAACGGTTTTCATCAATGCAAACGACGCAACCCAATTAAAACAAATAGGCGCCTACAAGCCAGTTTTCACTTTTGGAGAAGCAACGAATGCAGATGCCAATATTAAACTTACCAATGCCCAATCTGAAGTTATTGTAAATTTTGATGGCACAGAAATTACATCACATTTAACGGGCATATACAACTATAACAATATTAGTAGTGCGATAGCCATTGCCTCCTATTTTAAGGTTGCTACAGTCAATATCAAAAAAGGTATTGAAACCTATATTCCTAGCAATAATAGATCCCAATTTTTAGAGAAAGGAAGTAATAAAATTATATTGGACGCCTACAATGCCAATCCAACCAGCATGAAGGCCGCACTGGAGAATTTTATTCAATATAATAGTGATTTGCACAAAACCGTGTTCTTAGGGGATATGTTTGAATTGGGAAACACTTCTGCAGAAGAACACCAAGCAATCTTAAACTATCTGGAAACGCATTTTAACGGCTCTATTTATATTATTGGAAAACATTTCCACAATACTACATCAAATGGGGAAAACACCTTTAAATTTGAGTTATTTGAAGACTTAAAAAAACACTTGGAAGGTATTGTTATTGAAAATGAATTTATCCTGATAAAAGGATCTAGAGGAATGGCTTTGGAACGGGTATTGGAACTATTGTAA
- the gldJ gene encoding gliding motility lipoprotein GldJ, giving the protein MDMKHVLNLRILLALTLSLALFSCNKSSSSKNNSRATGWTINDREGGFQYNTSFKEQETAPGLVFIEGGTFTMGKVQDDVMHDWNNSPNQQHVQSFYMDETEVTNMMYLEYLDWIKRVYPPDDPNFKLIYEGALPDTLVWRNRLGYSEMMTENYLRHPGYGEYPVVGVSWIQAVEFANWRTDRVNEMYLQDAGYLKRDSHLTDASADSNFNTDTYINAPTQTFGGNEEVLRGGNLKPMTDAEGNEINVYASRETGVISPKYRLPSEAEWEYAALGMSELRSYNVYRGRKKYPWNGAYTRSGKRKSRGDQLANFKQGKGDYGGIAGWSDDGADITAKVMSYAPNDYGLYDMAGNVAEWVADVYRPIVDDEFNDFNYYRGNVYTKNAIGEDGTVKIVTPDEIVYDTLSNGKIVARNLPGEILQVPVDDNETYLRTNFDTSDNRNFRDGDVRSSRYYQDNFDESEEGEKVSSTRKMYNSPMHNIERDSAGVLIKEYDKSNARTSLINDNVRVYKGGSWKDRDYWLDPAQRRYFPQDMATDYIGFRCAMSRVGSKSKMKNKTKN; this is encoded by the coding sequence ATGGATATGAAACACGTTTTAAATCTAAGGATACTGTTAGCCCTAACGCTATCTTTAGCATTGTTTAGTTGTAACAAATCTTCCTCGTCGAAGAATAATTCGAGAGCCACTGGCTGGACGATTAATGACAGAGAAGGAGGTTTTCAATACAACACAAGCTTTAAAGAACAAGAAACTGCTCCTGGGTTAGTTTTCATTGAAGGAGGAACTTTTACCATGGGTAAAGTACAAGACGATGTGATGCACGATTGGAATAACTCTCCAAATCAACAACACGTTCAGTCTTTCTACATGGATGAAACGGAAGTAACCAATATGATGTACTTAGAGTATCTGGATTGGATTAAAAGAGTTTACCCACCAGATGATCCTAACTTTAAGTTAATTTACGAAGGTGCTCTTCCTGACACTTTGGTATGGAGAAACCGTTTAGGATATAGCGAAATGATGACAGAAAACTATCTACGTCACCCAGGTTATGGAGAATACCCTGTTGTAGGTGTTAGCTGGATTCAAGCTGTTGAATTTGCAAATTGGAGAACAGACCGTGTTAACGAAATGTACTTGCAAGATGCAGGTTACCTAAAAAGAGATTCTCACTTAACTGATGCATCTGCGGATAGCAACTTTAACACCGATACTTATATCAACGCTCCAACACAAACTTTTGGAGGAAACGAAGAAGTATTAAGAGGCGGAAACCTTAAGCCAATGACCGATGCTGAAGGAAACGAAATCAACGTTTACGCAAGCAGAGAAACTGGGGTTATCTCTCCAAAATACCGTCTACCTTCAGAAGCTGAGTGGGAATATGCCGCTTTAGGTATGAGCGAATTAAGAAGCTACAATGTTTATAGAGGTAGAAAGAAATATCCTTGGAATGGAGCTTACACGAGATCTGGAAAGAGAAAATCTAGAGGTGATCAGTTAGCTAACTTCAAGCAAGGAAAAGGAGATTACGGTGGAATTGCTGGATGGTCTGATGACGGTGCCGATATTACAGCTAAAGTAATGTCTTACGCTCCTAACGATTACGGTTTATATGATATGGCCGGTAACGTTGCAGAATGGGTAGCAGACGTTTATAGACCTATCGTTGATGATGAATTTAACGATTTCAACTACTACCGTGGTAACGTTTATACTAAAAACGCTATTGGAGAAGATGGAACTGTTAAAATTGTAACTCCAGACGAAATTGTATATGACACTTTAAGTAATGGAAAAATCGTTGCAAGAAATCTTCCTGGTGAAATTTTACAAGTTCCTGTTGATGACAATGAAACTTACTTAAGAACAAACTTCGACACTTCTGACAACAGAAACTTTAGAGACGGTGATGTAAGATCATCTCGTTACTACCAAGACAACTTCGATGAAAGCGAAGAAGGAGAAAAAGTATCTTCTACTAGAAAGATGTACAACTCTCCAATGCACAACATCGAAAGAGACTCTGCTGGAGTATTAATCAAGGAATATGACAAGTCTAACGCTAGAACTTCTTTGATTAACGATAACGTAAGAGTGTACAAAGGTGGATCTTGGAAAGATAGAGACTACTGGTTAGACCCTGCTCAACGTAGATATTTCCCACAGGATATGGCTACAGATTACATCGGATTCAGATGTGCAATGTCTAGAGTTGGATCTAAATCTAAAATGAAAAACAAAACAAAGAACTAA
- a CDS encoding folylpolyglutamate synthase/dihydrofolate synthase family protein → MNYQETVNWMFKQLPMYQNLGTSAYKKDLSNTLLLAAELNHPENHFKSIHVAGTNGKGSTSHMLASILQEAGYKVGLYTSPHLKDFRERIKINGEDISEDFVVDFIDKHLDFFQNNHLSFFEMTVGMAFDYFAKSKVDIAIIEVGLGGRLDSTNIITPLVSVITNIGLDHTQFLGNDLVSIAKEKAGIIKRNVPVVIGETQEETEAVFKDKAGEEGAEIHFADQEIGSVYESDLKGLYQQKNIKTVLQAIQLLRKDEFIISDEAVQSGLKKVSANTGLKGRWQILEENPKIVCDTAHNKEGLKYIVEQLSKENYQQLHIVFGVVNDKSLEPIFELMPKNATYYFCKPDMPRGLDADVLKDEFLNHGFVGEVYSSVNEGLKTAREHAGKSDFIYVGGSTFVVAEII, encoded by the coding sequence ATGAATTATCAGGAAACTGTGAACTGGATGTTTAAGCAGTTACCTATGTATCAAAATTTAGGTACATCTGCCTATAAGAAAGATTTGAGCAACACTTTGTTGCTGGCTGCAGAGCTAAATCATCCTGAAAATCATTTTAAAAGCATACACGTGGCCGGTACCAATGGAAAAGGGTCTACCAGCCACATGTTGGCTTCTATACTTCAAGAAGCAGGCTATAAAGTAGGGCTTTATACGTCACCACATTTAAAGGACTTTAGAGAGCGCATCAAAATCAATGGTGAAGACATCTCAGAAGACTTTGTAGTTGATTTTATAGATAAACATCTAGACTTTTTTCAAAACAATCACCTGTCATTCTTTGAAATGACGGTTGGGATGGCATTCGATTATTTTGCCAAATCCAAAGTGGATATCGCTATCATTGAGGTGGGGTTGGGAGGCAGACTGGATTCTACCAATATAATTACGCCTTTGGTTTCGGTGATTACCAATATTGGTTTGGACCATACCCAATTTTTGGGGAATGATTTGGTGTCTATAGCCAAAGAAAAAGCAGGCATTATCAAAAGGAATGTTCCTGTCGTGATTGGGGAAACCCAAGAAGAAACCGAAGCTGTATTTAAGGATAAGGCTGGGGAAGAGGGCGCCGAGATTCATTTTGCGGATCAAGAAATAGGTTCTGTATATGAGAGTGATTTAAAAGGACTGTATCAGCAGAAGAACATCAAAACGGTGTTGCAGGCTATTCAATTGTTGCGAAAGGATGAATTTATTATTTCAGATGAAGCTGTGCAGTCAGGTTTAAAGAAGGTGTCTGCGAATACTGGATTGAAAGGACGTTGGCAGATTCTTGAAGAAAACCCAAAAATTGTTTGTGATACGGCACACAATAAAGAAGGGCTTAAATATATCGTAGAACAATTATCTAAAGAAAATTATCAGCAACTTCATATAGTTTTTGGAGTTGTCAATGATAAATCGCTCGAGCCAATTTTTGAGTTAATGCCAAAAAATGCGACTTATTATTTCTGCAAGCCTGATATGCCAAGAGGATTAGATGCAGACGTTTTGAAGGACGAATTTTTAAATCATGGTTTTGTTGGAGAGGTGTATTCTAGTGTAAATGAGGGATTAAAAACAGCTAGAGAGCATGCGGGTAAAAGTGACTTTATTTATGTTGGAGGAAGCACTTTTGTAGTGGCGGAAATAATTTGA